TAGCGGTCCTCTAAAGGATTCAGTCCGCTTTCCAGAAGGCAGTTAACATATCGTTTGTAGATCCTGAGAAAATCCAATGACAACTTATTGCGTAGTAGGAAAACCTGAATTCTGTTATACAGTAATGATAACAAAGGACTAGCCTCCTCAGATAACTCCATGCGGATCGCTGGGACGTTCTGGTAGTTAGATCTCTCTGTTTCGGGAGGGAAGGCCGATATTGAATTCGGACTGACCAGAATTGGCGAGACCGTACTATCAGGCGATTCGGAGTCGACGATTAGTGTGTCTGGGAAATGCAGGCGGCTAAGCAATTCTTGGACGCTCTGGTTGATAAGGGACTGGGTAGAGCTGCTGAGTGCATTATCATTGAGAAGCGATTCTGTGGAGGAGCTTTCCAACCTATTTCCATCCGGATTCTGACGTGAAGAATTAAAAAGAAGGGACTCCGTAGAGCTCTGGAAACTCATCACAGCCTCCAGACACCAGAAATACCAAGTGAATAATGCCTTCAGTGGTTTGTATTTGGTTACTTCCAGTTACCCTTCGCCTGAGACAAGGTATAAGCATTTCGGGTGACCATAGAAAAACAAAGTTGGTTGGAAATTAAAAGCCTGAAGCTAAGGAGTGAACGAGGCCATCAGTCCAAATCAAGCCATTGGGTTCAAACCATCTCACTATACATTCATATGTTAAacctttttctttggtGGCTTGCAGGAGTTGCGTGTCTGTTCAGAGCAGCCGAGTGCACTCTGCCAAGTCCAGCCAAAGTATGGAACAATGTCGAATACCAGAAGCTGATTGATGTTAAACATGCCTACATCAACGAGGCAGTGGAATTGACGATAGAGAATATCAGTGGAGAGCCCGTCGACGAGTATTATTTCGCTCTGCAGGAAAATGTTTATGACAAGGTTTCTTTGTTTGCCGTTAAACTAGGTGACAAGAATGTGTTTCTCAACTCTTCATTGCATCCAGGTAAATCCGAGCTGGAGGATGGCACAATGGTCGGTTACGGATTGGTTAAGTTTCCAAGCCCCATCGCACCAAATGAAAGAGTATCTATCAGTGTTCGTATATCGCACAATGCCTTCGGCATACCTCATCCAAGTCGCATTTCTATTGCAGAAGAGCAAAGCCTGCTGTTGAGAACTCCAAGACTACCATTCTCCGCCTATTTTACGAAGAAGGGAAACTTAAAAGTTATCGGAAGCCCTAGATTCGGCGAGCTAGATGCAGTCGATGATAGCTCTTTGAATGGTaaagagattgaaggaGGCCTCTCATTTGGTTCCTGGAAAGACGTTGAGCCCCTCGAAACAAAGTACGAACTAAAACTTGTTTACAGTCACAACCTTCCTATCATAGAAGCCAGCAGGCTGAAGAGAGACGTCTGGGTCTCTCATTGGGCCTCTACTATTCAATTTGAGGAATATTACGAAATCATTAATCATTCCGCAGAGTTGGATAAGGGCTTCTCAAGGTTAGAGCTTATGAAAGACCAACGGGGTATGAAGCTCAGCCACTATTGCTCGGTACTGGAAATGAACTTGCCTGAGCAGTCCACCGACCACTACTACACAGATCTAGTTGGCAAAGTGTCAACATCTCGGGTACTTGGAGATCACTTCTATTTGAAACCTAGATACCCTTTGTTTGGTGGCTGGAAGTATAATTTCACGATTGGTTGGACAAACAAACTTTCGAACTTTTTGCATAAGCAAAGGATGGCTCAGGACACTTATATCCTCTCGATCCCGCTACTAAACGGCCCAACTGATACGATGTACAACGAGGTTGAACTTTCCGTTTTGCTACCCGAAGGTGCTCAAGTTTTGGCCGTTGATCCGCCGATACCTTTTATTGATATTGGGGTTACAAACCAAAGATCCTACCTTGACTTGAATACTGGACACGTTAAAGTCACTTgcaatttcaagaatctgattgatgaaattggTAATGGTCAGGTCTTGGTGAAATATAGATATGATACTAACTCCCTCTACAAGAAGCCGCTATCTATTGCGTTATACATCTTCGTTGcattgatgagtttttTCCTactcagaagcttcaatcTAAGCATGGATAAGAACTGATCATCATTGAAGCTCTTTTAATTAAGTGTTTTACCTATCGGCATGATGTTGCATATGAGCATGTGGTCATGGAGTAAGTGGTATGTATTATATTCCTCTCCAAATACACTTTTCGATGATGTCGTGATTCTTGTTACTTTGAGTTTTTATTATACCGATGtgatcaaaatcaaaaagaGCTTGCATGAACAACGCAAGGGATACTTTGTCGaatgcttcttcctcgctattcttcttcagaaactTCTCCATTCTTGTGTCATTCAATTGTTGCAAAAAATTCCTAATTTCGTTTCGTGGCAAAGtctctttgaaggttgtATAAAAATCATAGACGTTAATCGATAGGCCTGCCTCCCTGTAAAGCTTAAATAAATGCCCTGCTATTGGTGACATAGCTGCATCAAGTCGTGCCGCTGGATCAGCCCCGGTTTTCTCACTCGAAACACGCAAAACTCGCTCCCAGCTTAAAAGATCATCTTCCATATTGGATCGGTAGCGGGGAAAGATAGCTTGGGATAGTAACCCATTACTATTATCTAAAGTGAACaactcttgaaagatcgTATCAACAGGCTCAAACCGAAGATCTTCCTTATATTTTTGGTAAGCAGGCCAACGTTCGAGATAAGTTTCAAGCTTTCCTTCTAAGAGCTTGTGGTAAATTGCGATCAAATTGTAGTTGTATATTTGCAACTTTTTTTCGAGAAAGTTGGCTACGTGCTTCGCAAAGCCATTGATAGGATTTTCTCTTACCAAAAACTCAAGGAAAAAACCAGTTAAAGTGGCATCCTTGTTAGTTATTAGAGCCCTTATCTCTTCAGTCGGCGCTCCTTCTTTTATTAAACCTTCGATGAAAAACATAAATGTTGGGCATCTTATGAGCATATCCAGATAATCGTCATTCAAATATTCAACATTGACAGGATCAATGAAAACTGAGAAAGGATTTTGATAAAAGTATGACATCAAGGCATAATCGAGTATCTTGGTAAGCAGCTGAAGGTTGTGATTTGAATTATTAGCCATTTTTCGCAAGATAAAATCCACAAACTTACTTGATAAGTTAAGCTTCCCATCAACCGTGTCGaggaaactttgaaaaattcgattCCCATATTTGTAACCCTTATTACTAGACACATCAAGCGTGTGATAGCTCCTTCTTAAAAGTCTCATGGTCGTCTGCGTAAgattcttctcgaagtttGACAAATTAGTGTTGATGTTAAAGACCAGACTGATCTGCACATGTTGGTGCTTCAGTGCACTTTTCAGTAGGATGATAAAATTGTCCAGCACTTGAAAATTTATGGAATCTACATccttgaagttgaagacaAGGTTTAGGTCCTTATTGTAAAACAGCTTGAAGTTTTGTACCAGCGAAAGGTCGTATGATACATCACCACCACCCGAAGCGTTCTCCGCTCCAGAAGCTGATTCGTTATCAGCATCGACTTCATCGGCCTCGTAGATTGCATCGAGCTCAATATGctcttcatcctcgtctTTAATTCTGGCGACATTATCACGCAGTTCAGCTTCTGCGGCTGAAAATAGCTTGAACATGGATCTTCGCAGCATCATCCTAACGTTAGGGGATTCCTTTGGAGTAAGCTCAACCAGCGTACTAAATTCTTCCGGCGTTACCTTGGGTACATCAATCCTGGTTGTGCTGTCAGACCCCAGGAGGAACAAA
The sequence above is drawn from the Torulaspora globosa chromosome 5, complete sequence genome and encodes:
- the OST1 gene encoding dolichyl-diphosphooligosaccharide--protein glycotransferase subunit OST1 (ancestral locus Anc_5.214), whose protein sequence is MLNLFLWWLAGVACLFRAAECTLPSPAKVWNNVEYQKLIDVKHAYINEAVELTIENISGEPVDEYYFALQENVYDKVSLFAVKLGDKNVFLNSSLHPGKSELEDGTMVGYGLVKFPSPIAPNERVSISVRISHNAFGIPHPSRISIAEEQSLLLRTPRLPFSAYFTKKGNLKVIGSPRFGELDAVDDSSLNGKEIEGGLSFGSWKDVEPLETKYELKLVYSHNLPIIEASRLKRDVWVSHWASTIQFEEYYEIINHSAELDKGFSRLELMKDQRGMKLSHYCSVLEMNLPEQSTDHYYTDLVGKVSTSRVLGDHFYLKPRYPLFGGWKYNFTIGWTNKLSNFLHKQRMAQDTYILSIPLLNGPTDTMYNEVELSVLLPEGAQVLAVDPPIPFIDIGVTNQRSYLDLNTGHVKVTCNFKNLIDEIGNGQVLVKYRYDTNSLYKKPLSIALYIFVALMSFFLLRSFNLSMDKN
- the ORC3 gene encoding origin recognition complex subunit 3 (ancestral locus Anc_5.213); the protein is MNVSEFADAQKSHYTVFPQLKKLKTDTRTIPFVKLLDGKEPSDRVEKRWELYHQLHSHFHAQVNDILENIGIDLRTEISELLFNRVDKNEKRKPAFNTLFLLGSDSTTRIDVPKVTPEEFSTLVELTPKESPNVRMMLRRSMFKLFSAAEAELRDNVARIKDEDEEHIELDAIYEADEVDADNESASGAENASGGGDVSYDLSLVQNFKLFYNKDLNLVFNFKDVDSINFQVLDNFIILLKSALKHQHVQISLVFNINTNLSNFEKNLTQTTMRLLRRSYHTLDVSSNKGYKYGNRIFQSFLDTVDGKLNLSSKFVDFILRKMANNSNHNLQLLTKILDYALMSYFYQNPFSVFIDPVNVEYLNDDYLDMLIRCPTFMFFIEGLIKEGAPTEEIRALITNKDATLTGFFLEFLVRENPINGFAKHVANFLEKKLQIYNYNLIAIYHKLLEGKLETYLERWPAYQKYKEDLRFEPVDTIFQELFTLDNSNGLLSQAIFPRYRSNMEDDLLSWERVLRVSSEKTGADPAARLDAAMSPIAGHLFKLYREAGLSINVYDFYTTFKETLPRNEIRNFLQQLNDTRMEKFLKKNSEEEAFDKVSLALFMQALFDFDHIGIIKTQSNKNHDIIEKCIWRGI